One part of the Sorangiineae bacterium MSr11954 genome encodes these proteins:
- the cysK gene encoding cysteine synthase A has translation MSVIANDLLELVGSTPLVRLRRMSGGEPGERGARDARGERAEPAATIWAKMEQINPGGSLKDRICLAMVEEAEREGKLRAGGVVVEPTSGNTGIGLALVCAVKGYRCILTMPESMSLERRQLLEAFGVTIVLTPEEQQMEGAIARARAIAADTPGSFLPQQFDNPENPEVHARTTAREIVEAMEDLRIDAFVAGVGTGGTLTGVGRVLRGELGARASGGPLIVAVEPESCATLSRGERGPSKIQGLAPGFVPRNYDAKVVDEVRTVSDADAWRTKTELAQREGLLVGISSGATVAVALDVARELGPHKNVVTMLFDTGERYFSLGEYFA, from the coding sequence ATGTCCGTTATAGCGAACGATCTCCTGGAGCTGGTTGGCAGCACGCCGCTCGTGCGTCTGCGTCGGATGTCCGGTGGCGAGCCTGGGGAGCGTGGCGCGCGCGATGCGCGAGGCGAGCGCGCCGAGCCCGCTGCGACCATCTGGGCAAAGATGGAGCAGATCAACCCCGGCGGATCGTTGAAGGATCGCATTTGCTTGGCCATGGTGGAAGAGGCCGAGCGCGAGGGAAAGCTTCGCGCGGGGGGCGTGGTGGTGGAGCCGACCAGCGGCAACACCGGCATCGGGCTGGCGCTCGTGTGCGCCGTGAAGGGGTACCGCTGCATCTTGACCATGCCGGAGAGTATGAGCCTGGAGCGAAGGCAGCTCCTCGAGGCCTTCGGGGTCACCATCGTGCTCACGCCGGAGGAGCAGCAAATGGAGGGGGCCATCGCCCGGGCGCGCGCCATCGCCGCGGATACCCCGGGCTCATTTTTGCCCCAACAGTTCGACAACCCCGAGAACCCCGAGGTGCACGCGCGCACCACGGCGCGGGAGATCGTGGAGGCCATGGAGGACCTGCGCATCGACGCGTTCGTGGCCGGGGTGGGGACGGGAGGCACCTTGACCGGCGTGGGGCGGGTGCTTCGGGGCGAGCTTGGCGCGCGCGCGTCGGGGGGGCCGCTCATCGTGGCCGTCGAGCCCGAGTCTTGCGCCACCTTGTCGCGCGGGGAGCGCGGGCCCAGCAAGATTCAAGGCCTGGCGCCCGGGTTCGTCCCACGCAATTACGATGCGAAGGTCGTCGACGAGGTGCGCACGGTGAGCGACGCCGACGCATGGCGCACCAAGACCGAGCTGGCGCAGCGCGAAGGCCTGCTGGTGGGAATCAGCTCGGGGGCGACGGTGGCGGTGGCCCTGGATGTCGCGCGCGAGCTCGGACCCCATAAGAATGTGGTCACCATGCTTTTCGATACCGGCGAGCGCTACTTCAGCCTGGGCGAGTACTTCGCATGA
- a CDS encoding HesA/MoeB/ThiF family protein, whose amino-acid sequence MSLRNARVLVVGMGGLGAPLCLALGRAGVGTLGLVDDDAVERSNLHRQILFRDGDVGTSKIAAGQRALSELFPDLRFEAHETRLLPDNAVELVSRYDLVVEGSDNFATKFLTADACAIAARPVVHGAAVRWVGTALAVPPSGGPCYRCLFEDLPRDHVPNCAEAGVMGPVVGLAGALQADLALRWLEGAREVAGELVTVDGRAEPSRMVRRRRIPRRSDCSLCGVLGDSKSNITAIDRGRYIMADACLEG is encoded by the coding sequence ATGAGCCTCCGGAACGCGCGCGTCCTCGTGGTGGGAATGGGCGGCCTCGGCGCCCCGCTTTGCTTGGCCCTGGGCCGGGCGGGGGTCGGCACCTTGGGCCTCGTCGACGACGACGCGGTGGAGCGCTCGAACCTGCACCGTCAGATCCTCTTTCGGGACGGCGACGTGGGCACCTCCAAGATCGCCGCGGGCCAAAGGGCGCTCTCGGAGCTCTTCCCCGATCTTCGCTTCGAGGCGCACGAGACGCGGCTCCTGCCGGACAACGCGGTCGAGCTGGTTTCGCGCTACGATCTGGTGGTCGAGGGGAGCGACAACTTTGCGACCAAGTTCCTCACCGCCGACGCGTGCGCGATCGCGGCGCGGCCCGTCGTGCACGGAGCGGCGGTGCGCTGGGTGGGAACCGCGCTGGCCGTGCCCCCGTCGGGCGGGCCTTGCTACCGCTGCCTCTTCGAAGACCTCCCGCGCGATCACGTCCCCAACTGCGCCGAGGCGGGCGTGATGGGGCCCGTGGTCGGCTTGGCGGGCGCGCTTCAAGCCGATCTCGCCCTGCGCTGGCTCGAGGGGGCGCGCGAGGTGGCGGGCGAGCTGGTGACGGTGGACGGGCGCGCGGAGCCCTCGCGCATGGTGCGGCGACGCCGCATTCCCCGGCGCAGCGACTGTTCTTTGTGCGGAGTGCTCGGCGACAGCAAGAGCAACATCACGGCGATCGACCGCGGCCGCTACATCATGGCGGACGCCTGCTTGGAAGGATGA
- a CDS encoding MoaD family protein has product MSQETKFETNVRIPASLRTLTGGKEEVTAAGSTIGALIDDLDHRHPGVKARLLDEKGVRRFINIYVGEEDVRFLEGLSTQLKAGDLVSIVPAIAGG; this is encoded by the coding sequence ATGAGTCAAGAGACGAAATTCGAAACGAACGTGCGCATCCCCGCCAGCCTTCGGACCCTCACCGGGGGCAAAGAAGAAGTGACGGCCGCCGGCTCCACCATCGGGGCGCTGATCGACGATCTCGATCATCGGCACCCCGGGGTCAAAGCCCGCCTGCTCGACGAGAAGGGCGTGCGCCGCTTCATCAACATCTATGTCGGCGAGGAGGACGTGCGCTTCCTCGAAGGGCTCTCGACACAGCTCAAAGCAGGCGATTTGGTCAGCATCGTTCCGGCCATCGCGGGCGGCTGA
- a CDS encoding cysteine synthase family protein, giving the protein MRRSRRIESVVDAVGNTPLLRLRNVTANAPGVEVYAKLEFANPGGSVKDRPALRMITDALADGRLTKDKILIDSTSGNTGVAYSLYGAALGVKVHLVMPSNVSQARKDITQAFGTEIIYSDPLEGSDGAIRMVREVVERDRERYFYPDQYANPSNPRAHYEGTGREILEAVGDRITHFVAGLGTTGTMMGTTRRLKEHVRPIRCVAVEPEDALHGLEGLKHLASSIVPPIYDAGVPDETRPCSTEDGWDMSDRLAREEGLHVGHSSGANIFIAVKIAEELAQRGEKGCVVAIVADRGDRYFAPLKWERRYIW; this is encoded by the coding sequence TTGAGACGGAGTCGGCGAATCGAGTCGGTGGTGGATGCGGTGGGAAATACACCGCTCTTGCGTCTGCGGAACGTAACGGCGAATGCGCCAGGGGTGGAGGTGTATGCGAAGTTGGAGTTCGCCAATCCGGGCGGGAGCGTCAAAGATCGGCCTGCGCTTCGGATGATCACCGACGCGCTCGCGGATGGGCGGCTCACGAAGGACAAGATCCTCATCGATTCGACCAGCGGAAATACGGGGGTGGCGTACTCCCTGTACGGCGCGGCGCTGGGGGTGAAGGTCCACTTGGTCATGCCCTCGAACGTGTCGCAGGCGCGCAAGGACATCACGCAAGCGTTTGGGACGGAGATCATCTATTCCGATCCGCTCGAGGGCTCGGATGGCGCCATTCGCATGGTGCGCGAGGTGGTGGAGCGCGATCGCGAACGGTATTTCTATCCCGATCAATATGCCAATCCCTCCAATCCGCGCGCCCACTACGAGGGCACGGGCCGCGAGATCCTGGAGGCGGTGGGCGATCGCATCACCCACTTCGTGGCTGGTCTGGGCACCACCGGAACGATGATGGGCACCACACGGCGGCTGAAGGAGCACGTGCGTCCCATTCGGTGCGTCGCGGTGGAGCCCGAGGACGCGCTGCACGGCCTGGAGGGCTTGAAGCACTTGGCGAGCAGCATCGTGCCCCCCATCTACGACGCGGGCGTTCCCGATGAGACGCGGCCGTGCAGCACCGAAGATGGCTGGGACATGTCGGATCGGCTCGCGCGCGAAGAGGGGCTGCACGTGGGGCACTCCTCGGGGGCCAACATCTTCATCGCGGTGAAAATCGCGGAGGAGCTCGCGCAGCGCGGGGAGAAGGGTTGTGTCGTGGCCATCGTGGCCGACCGGGGTGACCGGTATTTCGCGCCCCTCAAGTGGGAGCGGCGCTACATTTGGTGA
- a CDS encoding Mov34/MPN/PAD-1 family protein, with the protein MNDKNPWVGGNLVLDKAILEDVYAHAREGYARDEESCGLLFGPASDALFVGSTQRFVNRANKLHELDPERYPRTGRMYFDIDPLKFDRAVREGAASGAPAKVLYHSHLDVGAYFSETDATSATMGGDSPTYELAYLVVSVRAGEVDDAKLFIWSAASRTFVPSSFTVKG; encoded by the coding sequence ATGAATGACAAAAATCCGTGGGTAGGCGGTAACCTCGTCCTCGACAAAGCCATCCTCGAGGATGTCTATGCCCATGCGCGCGAAGGCTACGCGCGCGACGAAGAGAGCTGCGGGCTGCTCTTCGGCCCTGCGAGCGATGCGCTCTTCGTCGGGAGCACCCAGCGCTTCGTCAACCGCGCCAACAAGCTCCACGAGCTCGATCCGGAGCGCTACCCGCGAACGGGGCGAATGTATTTCGATATCGATCCGCTGAAGTTCGATCGCGCGGTGCGGGAGGGCGCGGCCTCGGGCGCGCCCGCCAAGGTGCTCTACCACTCGCACCTGGACGTGGGCGCGTACTTCTCGGAGACCGACGCCACATCGGCCACCATGGGCGGCGATAGCCCGACGTACGAGCTCGCGTACCTCGTCGTCAGCGTCCGCGCCGGCGAGGTGGACGACGCCAAACTCTTCATCTGGAGCGCAGCCTCGCGCACCTTCGTTCCTTCGAGCTTCACGGTCAAAGGCTGA
- the hisG gene encoding ATP phosphoribosyltransferase has protein sequence MLKIALPNKGRLVEDVRSALLDAGLKVRAANERALVASMGDEFSALFVRAEDIPEFVADGAADAGITGWDCVGESGRELDALVDLGIGRCRLVVALHPRPGGPTTVDEIPDGARVATSFPRLAEQFFRARQRKVQLVPVNGAAEVAPHLGIADAIVDLVSTGSTLRVNGLFEAATVLESSARLIARPRRELTEETAAALDDLALALSSVVRAREQRYLMANVPRDRLDSVRDVLPGISGPTIIEVRGQSSDFLAVHAVVPENQVYRIVSRLKGLGCQGILVTRIERLVP, from the coding sequence ATGCTCAAGATTGCTCTTCCGAACAAAGGACGCCTCGTCGAAGACGTCCGAAGCGCCCTGCTCGATGCGGGGTTGAAGGTCCGCGCCGCCAACGAACGCGCGCTGGTCGCGTCGATGGGGGACGAGTTTTCGGCCTTGTTCGTTCGCGCCGAGGACATCCCCGAGTTCGTGGCCGACGGCGCCGCCGACGCGGGCATCACCGGCTGGGACTGCGTCGGCGAGTCCGGCCGGGAGCTCGACGCCCTGGTCGATCTCGGCATCGGCCGCTGCCGCCTGGTGGTGGCACTCCACCCGCGCCCGGGCGGGCCGACCACCGTCGACGAGATCCCCGATGGCGCCCGGGTGGCTACCTCCTTTCCGCGCTTGGCCGAGCAGTTCTTTCGCGCCCGGCAGCGCAAGGTGCAGCTGGTCCCCGTCAACGGCGCGGCGGAGGTGGCTCCCCACCTCGGCATCGCCGACGCCATCGTCGATCTCGTATCGACGGGCAGCACCTTGCGGGTCAACGGCCTGTTCGAGGCGGCGACCGTCCTCGAATCCTCCGCGCGCCTCATCGCCCGCCCCCGCCGCGAGCTCACGGAGGAGACGGCGGCGGCCCTCGACGATCTCGCCCTCGCCCTCTCGAGCGTGGTGCGCGCCCGCGAGCAGCGCTACTTGATGGCGAACGTCCCGCGCGATCGGCTCGACAGCGTGCGCGACGTGCTGCCGGGGATCTCGGGCCCCACCATCATCGAGGTGCGCGGCCAGAGCTCGGATTTCCTGGCGGTGCACGCGGTGGTCCCGGAGAACCAGGTGTACCGCATCGTGTCGCGTTTGAAGGGGCTCGGCTGCCAGGGCATCCTGGTGACCCGCATCGAAAGGCTGGTGCCATGA
- the hisD gene encoding histidinol dehydrogenase, translating to MSAALSVRFTGPLERLSSRARRDIIDRARADEDVRVTAVVSGILTRVKREGDAALIALARELDGAALAKLEVPRAAIEAAKTNLDPDVRRALERTNENLATVHAAMMPKLVEVESEPGIVVGRRPDPLAAVGIYAPGGRAAYPSSVLMGVVPARVAGVPEIAVCSPPGKNGLPSDVVLAAAAIAGASRVFAIGGAQAIAALAFGTETVPRVDRIVGPGNAYVAEAKRQIAGSVGIDAPAGPSEILVIADETADPEHIARELAAQAEHDPEASCVALVLGDALAARVVEALGRVVVDRGEVVAASLGSRGAVLSIQSLDDAWPFAADYAAEHLMLLVREPRAALARVRHAGTVFLGDGSSVAFGDYMTGANHVLPTAGAGRSFSGLSTLDFVRFTTYQTVTREAAARMARDVSVLAEAEGLKNHAAAAAAFGASR from the coding sequence ATGAGCGCCGCGCTCTCCGTGCGATTCACCGGCCCGCTCGAACGCCTCTCGAGCCGCGCCCGCCGCGACATCATCGACCGCGCGCGCGCCGACGAAGACGTGCGCGTCACGGCGGTGGTGAGCGGCATCCTCACCCGGGTGAAGCGCGAAGGCGACGCCGCCCTCATCGCCCTCGCCCGCGAGCTCGACGGCGCCGCCCTCGCGAAGCTCGAGGTGCCCCGCGCCGCGATCGAAGCCGCCAAAACGAACCTCGATCCCGACGTGCGCCGCGCCCTCGAGCGCACCAACGAAAACCTCGCCACCGTGCACGCGGCCATGATGCCCAAGCTGGTCGAGGTGGAGAGCGAGCCCGGGATCGTGGTGGGACGCCGTCCCGATCCCCTGGCCGCCGTGGGCATCTACGCGCCCGGCGGCCGCGCCGCCTACCCGAGCAGCGTGCTCATGGGCGTCGTCCCCGCGCGCGTCGCGGGCGTCCCCGAGATTGCCGTCTGCTCGCCGCCGGGCAAAAACGGTCTTCCGTCCGACGTGGTGCTGGCGGCGGCCGCGATCGCGGGCGCCAGCCGCGTCTTCGCCATCGGCGGCGCGCAAGCCATCGCCGCCCTCGCCTTTGGGACCGAAACGGTGCCGCGCGTCGATCGCATCGTGGGCCCGGGCAACGCGTACGTGGCCGAGGCCAAGCGGCAGATCGCCGGCTCGGTGGGCATCGACGCGCCGGCTGGACCGAGCGAAATCCTGGTGATCGCCGACGAGACGGCGGATCCCGAGCACATCGCGCGCGAGCTCGCGGCGCAGGCCGAGCACGATCCGGAGGCGAGCTGCGTGGCGCTGGTCCTCGGGGACGCGCTGGCGGCGCGGGTGGTGGAGGCGCTGGGCCGCGTGGTGGTCGATCGCGGCGAGGTGGTGGCTGCGTCCTTGGGATCGCGCGGCGCGGTGCTCTCCATCCAATCCTTGGACGATGCGTGGCCGTTCGCCGCCGATTACGCGGCGGAGCACTTGATGCTCCTCGTGCGTGAGCCGCGCGCCGCCCTTGCGCGCGTGCGGCACGCGGGGACGGTGTTCCTCGGCGATGGCTCCTCGGTCGCCTTTGGCGACTACATGACGGGCGCCAACCACGTGCTGCCGACGGCGGGGGCCGGTCGCAGCTTCTCCGGGCTTTCTACGCTCGATTTCGTGCGTTTTACCACGTATCAAACGGTCACCCGGGAGGCGGCGGCGCGCATGGCGCGCGACGTCTCCGTGCTGGCCGAGGCCGAAGGTTTGAAAAATCATGCCGCCGCTGCCGCGGCGTTTGGAGCATCGCGATGA
- a CDS encoding histidinol-phosphate aminotransferase family protein, with amino-acid sequence MTRPSVDTLVRTSIAKMTLYASNREPCAIDLSDNTNPRGAPPSARAVVPQTNVDLFARYPSHYAADLKGAIAAHLGVGPDEIVTGCGSDDVLDSAIRAFANPGGALAYPDPTFAMVPYFARVNDLEPRPVPLLGPERGYDVDAEGLLAQRASITYVCSPNNPTGTRTSAAAMERLLAEAEGVVLLDEAYIEYAGDSLVRRAKSQGRLLVVRTFSKAFGLAGARVGYAVGAPELVAAVEKSRGPYKVTALAEQVTVAALKNDAAWVETGVRDVLSARERFVAFLAQRGIASLPSSANFVLVPVRDAAGQAKALRQRGVAVRPFPGLTGIGDAVRISIAPWELLEPALPAFEEVLSCA; translated from the coding sequence ATGACCCGTCCGTCCGTCGATACCCTGGTGCGCACGAGCATCGCCAAGATGACCCTCTACGCCTCGAACCGCGAGCCGTGCGCCATCGACCTCTCCGACAACACCAACCCGCGCGGCGCGCCCCCCAGCGCGCGCGCCGTGGTGCCGCAGACCAACGTCGATCTCTTCGCCCGCTACCCCTCGCACTACGCGGCCGATCTCAAAGGCGCCATCGCCGCGCACCTCGGCGTGGGGCCCGACGAAATCGTCACCGGCTGCGGCAGCGACGACGTGCTCGACTCGGCCATCCGCGCCTTTGCCAACCCCGGCGGCGCGCTCGCCTACCCGGATCCCACCTTCGCCATGGTGCCGTACTTCGCCCGGGTCAACGATCTCGAGCCGCGCCCGGTGCCGCTCCTGGGCCCCGAGCGCGGCTACGACGTGGACGCGGAGGGCCTCCTCGCGCAGCGCGCCTCCATCACCTACGTGTGCTCGCCGAACAACCCCACCGGCACCCGCACCTCGGCCGCCGCCATGGAGCGGCTCTTGGCGGAGGCCGAGGGCGTGGTCCTGCTCGACGAAGCGTACATCGAGTACGCGGGCGACTCGCTGGTGCGCCGGGCCAAGAGCCAGGGCCGCCTGCTGGTGGTGCGCACCTTCTCCAAGGCGTTCGGCCTCGCCGGGGCGCGCGTGGGCTACGCGGTGGGCGCGCCCGAGCTGGTGGCGGCGGTCGAAAAATCGCGCGGCCCGTACAAAGTCACCGCGCTGGCCGAGCAGGTGACCGTCGCCGCCTTGAAGAACGACGCGGCGTGGGTCGAGACGGGCGTGCGCGACGTGCTCTCCGCCCGCGAGCGGTTCGTCGCGTTCCTCGCGCAGCGCGGGATCGCGTCGCTTCCATCGTCCGCCAACTTCGTCCTCGTCCCGGTCCGCGACGCCGCGGGCCAAGCCAAGGCGCTGCGCCAGCGTGGCGTGGCGGTGCGGCCGTTCCCCGGGCTCACCGGCATCGGCGATGCGGTGCGCATCTCCATCGCCCCGTGGGAGCTCCTGGAGCCCGCGCTCCCGGCGTTCGAAGAGGTGCTGTCGTGCGCGTGA
- the hisH gene encoding imidazole glycerol phosphate synthase subunit HisH, producing the protein MRVTLLDLGIGNLHSLGKALIRVIAGASVTVETDIARAIDTELLVLPGVGAFPAAAARLAAQKGTLRDAVAAGLPCLGICVGMQVMFDASDEGPGEGLSFFSGRVTRLTTPRSPHMGWSPIAPAAKAPAWVAHGARGVYYAHSFACRPDDPNVVLATTELDGDAFAAIVKKDRVAGLQFHPEKSSADGMALLGSLARELVAPGSSPS; encoded by the coding sequence GTGCGCGTGACCTTGCTGGATTTGGGCATCGGGAACCTTCACTCGCTCGGCAAGGCGCTCATCCGGGTGATCGCCGGCGCGTCGGTCACCGTGGAGACGGACATCGCGCGCGCCATCGACACCGAGCTCCTCGTCCTCCCTGGCGTGGGCGCGTTCCCCGCGGCCGCCGCCCGCCTCGCGGCGCAAAAAGGCACCTTGCGCGACGCGGTGGCCGCCGGGCTCCCGTGCCTCGGCATCTGCGTCGGGATGCAGGTCATGTTCGACGCCAGCGACGAGGGCCCGGGCGAGGGCCTCTCGTTCTTCTCCGGCCGGGTCACCCGGCTCACGACGCCGCGCTCTCCGCACATGGGGTGGAGCCCGATCGCCCCGGCCGCGAAGGCGCCCGCGTGGGTCGCGCACGGCGCGCGCGGCGTCTACTATGCGCACTCGTTCGCGTGCCGGCCGGACGATCCCAACGTGGTGCTCGCGACCACGGAGCTCGACGGCGACGCGTTTGCCGCCATCGTCAAGAAGGACCGGGTGGCGGGCCTTCAGTTCCACCCCGAGAAGAGCTCGGCGGATGGAATGGCGCTCCTCGGCTCGTTGGCGCGGGAGCTCGTCGCGCCGGGGAGCTCGCCGTCATGA
- a CDS encoding 1-(5-phosphoribosyl)-5-[(5-phosphoribosylamino)methylideneamino] imidazole-4-carboxamide isomerase — protein sequence MIALPAIDLREGKCVQLVGGDYANERVRIDDPLAQARAFHAMGFTWLHVIDLDAATGRGENLALTERLVRESGLRVQVGGGVRTVERAAQLFDAGAERVIVGTRAIEDPAFREDVVRAFPGRIVVAADVRDREVVTRGWAARTGLSIASFALELGALPIGGILVTAVHREGALAGADTALCQELTQVTAAPIFASGGVTTLDDLARLRDAGGAGAVIGMALYTGALDGRAVAREYGR from the coding sequence ATGATCGCGCTCCCGGCCATCGATCTTCGCGAAGGAAAATGCGTGCAGCTCGTCGGCGGCGACTACGCCAACGAGCGCGTTCGAATCGACGATCCCCTGGCGCAGGCGCGCGCGTTTCACGCCATGGGCTTCACCTGGCTCCACGTGATCGATCTGGACGCGGCCACCGGCCGCGGCGAAAACCTGGCGCTCACCGAGCGGCTGGTGCGCGAGTCGGGCTTGCGCGTGCAAGTGGGCGGCGGCGTGCGCACGGTGGAGCGCGCCGCGCAGCTGTTCGACGCCGGCGCCGAGCGGGTCATCGTCGGCACGCGCGCCATCGAGGACCCCGCGTTTCGCGAGGACGTCGTCCGCGCCTTTCCCGGACGCATCGTCGTCGCGGCCGATGTGCGCGATCGCGAGGTGGTCACGCGCGGCTGGGCGGCGCGCACCGGCCTATCCATCGCGAGCTTCGCCCTGGAGCTGGGCGCGCTCCCCATCGGCGGGATCCTCGTCACCGCCGTGCACCGGGAGGGCGCCCTCGCCGGCGCCGACACCGCGCTCTGCCAAGAGCTCACCCAGGTGACCGCCGCGCCCATCTTCGCCTCGGGCGGCGTCACCACCCTGGACGATCTGGCGCGCCTTCGCGACGCGGGCGGCGCCGGCGCGGTCATTGGAATGGCGCTTTACACGGGGGCATTGGACGGGCGCGCGGTCGCCCGGGAGTACGGCCGATGA
- a CDS encoding imidazoleglycerol-phosphate dehydratase — protein MKRIVRETKETQIEIRIGVAKANEANKGAPGAGGSGLGGRVQVSTTLPFYDHMISTFARYAGFDLVLNAKGDLRHHIMEDVALALGHAVRSITPKSAARYGERTIPMDDALVQAVIDVGGRAFFVGKLPSRLYTHVLRSFADAVGATLHVRVLRGEDRHHIIEAGFKATGLALRQALRETDAGIFSTKGQVRLVEEEIEEAEEAFCGGGGGGSRAATDFSRGGDS, from the coding sequence ATGAAACGCATCGTTCGCGAGACGAAGGAAACGCAAATCGAGATCCGCATCGGGGTCGCCAAGGCCAACGAGGCAAACAAGGGAGCCCCGGGCGCCGGCGGATCGGGGCTGGGCGGAAGGGTTCAGGTGTCGACGACCCTGCCGTTCTACGACCATATGATCTCCACCTTCGCGCGCTACGCGGGCTTCGATCTGGTGCTGAACGCCAAAGGCGATCTGCGCCACCACATCATGGAGGACGTGGCCCTCGCCCTGGGCCACGCGGTGCGCAGCATCACCCCCAAGAGCGCCGCGCGCTACGGCGAACGGACCATCCCGATGGACGACGCGCTGGTGCAAGCCGTGATCGACGTGGGCGGCCGCGCCTTCTTCGTCGGCAAGCTGCCCAGCCGCCTCTACACGCACGTGCTGCGCTCGTTCGCCGATGCCGTAGGGGCGACCTTGCACGTGCGCGTGTTGCGCGGCGAAGATCGGCACCACATCATCGAGGCGGGCTTCAAGGCCACCGGCTTGGCGCTTCGCCAGGCGCTCCGCGAGACCGACGCGGGGATCTTCAGCACCAAGGGCCAAGTCCGGCTCGTCGAAGAAGAGATCGAAGAAGCCGAAGAGGCGTTTTGTGGCGGCGGCGGCGGCGGCTCGCGCGCGGCCACGGATTTTTCACGCGGAGGTGACTCGTGA
- the hisF gene encoding imidazole glycerol phosphate synthase subunit HisF — translation MSAKLRRVVVCLDVDHGRVKKGVQFESLRDVGDPVELAARYEAEGADEIVLLDVSASVEGRATLLDVVRRTAERLFIPLTVGGGVRTVDDFERALRAGADKVGINSAAVADPELMSRAAERFGAQCVVLSIDAKKQDPSAFPSGYGVVTHGGRRRTELDAIAWAKRGVALGAGEILLTSIDRDGVRGGYDLELTRAVVSAVTVPVVASGGAGNASHVVDALGSAGADAALVAGILHDGETTVRAIKDAVTRAGIAVRA, via the coding sequence GTGAGTGCAAAGCTGAGACGCGTGGTCGTCTGCCTGGACGTCGATCATGGCCGTGTGAAGAAGGGCGTGCAGTTCGAGAGCTTGCGCGACGTGGGCGATCCCGTCGAGCTCGCGGCCCGCTACGAGGCGGAGGGCGCGGACGAGATCGTGCTCCTCGACGTGTCGGCCAGCGTGGAAGGGCGCGCCACCCTGCTCGACGTGGTCCGCCGCACCGCCGAGCGGCTCTTCATCCCGCTCACCGTGGGCGGAGGCGTCCGCACGGTGGACGACTTCGAACGCGCCCTGCGGGCCGGCGCCGACAAGGTCGGCATCAACTCCGCCGCCGTGGCCGATCCCGAGCTCATGTCCCGCGCCGCCGAACGATTCGGCGCGCAGTGTGTCGTTCTGAGCATCGACGCCAAGAAGCAGGACCCGAGCGCGTTCCCCTCGGGGTATGGCGTGGTGACCCACGGCGGCCGCAGGCGCACGGAGCTCGACGCCATCGCCTGGGCAAAGCGCGGCGTGGCGCTCGGCGCGGGCGAAATCTTGCTGACGTCGATCGACCGCGACGGCGTGCGCGGCGGCTACGATCTCGAGCTTACGCGCGCCGTCGTCTCGGCGGTGACCGTCCCCGTCGTCGCCTCCGGCGGGGCAGGAAATGCCTCGCACGTGGTGGACGCGCTGGGCTCCGCGGGGGCCGACGCCGCGCTCGTCGCCGGCATTTTGCACGATGGAGAGACCACGGTGCGAGCCATCAAAGACGCGGTGACCCGCGCCGGGATCGCGGTGCGCGCATGA
- the hisIE gene encoding bifunctional phosphoribosyl-AMP cyclohydrolase/phosphoribosyl-ATP diphosphatase HisIE yields the protein MTTESTPHFALDPAQLDFDKGNGLLVMVAQDAADGAVLMVAFADREAVTRTLETGELHFFSRRRGLWKKGETSGNTLRVVDLRADCDGDAIVARVVPAGPACHTGATTCFGEPQGDALRALERVIQQRAAEAARPPDPDATQGRPSYTRRLLADRNLRLKKLGEESTELVVALADGDKARAAEEAADVVYHVMVALRASGVEWADVLEVLRKRAR from the coding sequence ATGACCACCGAATCGACCCCCCACTTCGCGCTGGACCCGGCCCAGCTCGACTTCGACAAGGGCAACGGGCTGCTCGTCATGGTCGCCCAAGACGCGGCCGACGGCGCGGTGCTCATGGTCGCCTTCGCCGATCGCGAGGCGGTGACGCGCACCTTGGAGACCGGCGAGCTGCACTTCTTCTCGCGCCGGCGCGGCCTCTGGAAGAAGGGCGAGACCAGCGGGAACACCCTGCGCGTGGTCGACCTTCGCGCCGACTGCGATGGCGACGCCATCGTCGCGCGCGTCGTGCCCGCCGGCCCCGCGTGCCATACCGGCGCCACCACCTGCTTCGGCGAGCCCCAAGGCGATGCGCTCCGCGCGCTCGAGCGCGTGATCCAGCAGCGCGCGGCGGAGGCCGCGCGCCCGCCCGATCCCGACGCCACGCAAGGTCGCCCTTCGTACACCCGGAGGCTGCTCGCCGATCGCAACCTGCGCTTGAAGAAGCTGGGCGAGGAGAGCACCGAGCTCGTGGTGGCGCTCGCCGACGGCGACAAGGCGCGCGCGGCCGAGGAGGCGGCGGACGTCGTGTACCATGTCATGGTGGCCCTGCGCGCGAGCGGCGTGGAGTGGGCCGACGTGCTCGAGGTCTTGCGCAAGCGGGCGAGGTAG